Proteins encoded within one genomic window of Bacillota bacterium:
- a CDS encoding transposase, with protein MRKRAVVRVTNCAECPSRGECTGAAAGRAITIHPYEREIAAERKRQATPEFREFYAKRADGERVISHLTRHGARQGRFIGILKVWRQAVLAALNHNIKGFVRRTAAAA; from the coding sequence TTGCGCAAGAGGGCTGTAGTCCGTGTCACAAACTGTGCGGAGTGCCCATCCAGAGGGGAGTGCACCGGCGCTGCGGCAGGCCGCGCGATAACGATTCACCCCTACGAGCGCGAAATCGCGGCGGAACGCAAGAGGCAAGCGACGCCGGAGTTCCGGGAATTCTACGCCAAACGCGCCGACGGGGAAAGGGTCATAAGCCATCTGACACGGCACGGGGCCAGACAGGGAAGGTTCATCGGGATCTTGAAAGTGTGGCGCCAGGCGGTTCTTGCGGCCCTCAACCACAACATCAAGGGCTTTGTCAGACGGACGGCGGCCGCCGCATAG
- a CDS encoding IS1634 family transposase, which produces MPLRAFSAGAGAMIGQVIRELEIVETIDSLVKWDPKQCKHPPGTHVLAMLINILMGRTALYRVDEFYELQDVPVLFGAEATAGDFNDSVLGRTLDKVFEAGPKKVFGAAAMRAALREDVKFDVVRADTTSWAVKGLYDDSSPDGDAFHVTRGYSRDHRPDPKQFNYGLVVNAEGIPLVGEAMDGNESDKVWNRRVIEELVEQFTNNLTELVYVADSAVATKDNLDIIAGKGIRFISRLPATFKQEQEAKDRAWSEGDWVDIGILTQNPKRDSAFYKCKEYTMDIATETGARQYRLIVVHSTSLDKRKANTLEKNLLKQRDELEAKLKQVCAVEFACEPDARVALEKIKRENRDLLYEISGDVQAEEQVLRRARPGRPLKGEPAPTRVMYRVSAKVGRLKEQEYEDLKLRASCFVLITNILDSEGCTATRVLRDYKEQTAVELQFKAIKEPEFVGPCSSRSLNGWKHLHT; this is translated from the coding sequence TTGCCACTAAGGGCGTTTTCAGCTGGAGCAGGGGCTATGATCGGCCAGGTCATTAGAGAGCTTGAAATAGTTGAAACCATCGACAGCCTGGTGAAATGGGATCCGAAGCAGTGCAAGCATCCGCCGGGCACGCACGTTCTTGCCATGCTCATCAACATCCTGATGGGGCGTACCGCACTCTACCGAGTGGATGAGTTCTATGAGCTGCAGGATGTTCCCGTTCTATTTGGAGCTGAAGCCACGGCTGGGGACTTCAACGACTCCGTGTTGGGCCGAACCCTGGACAAGGTTTTTGAGGCTGGCCCCAAGAAAGTGTTTGGAGCTGCGGCAATGAGGGCGGCTCTGCGAGAAGACGTGAAGTTCGATGTGGTGCGCGCTGACACCACATCATGGGCGGTAAAAGGCCTCTATGACGATAGTTCGCCTGATGGCGATGCATTTCATGTGACGCGTGGGTACAGCCGAGATCACAGACCAGACCCTAAGCAGTTCAACTATGGCCTGGTAGTGAACGCAGAAGGCATACCCCTGGTCGGCGAAGCTATGGACGGGAACGAGTCGGATAAGGTGTGGAACAGGCGAGTAATTGAAGAACTGGTAGAACAATTCACCAACAACCTGACCGAGCTGGTATATGTGGCCGATTCCGCCGTGGCGACGAAGGACAACCTTGATATCATAGCGGGCAAAGGCATCAGGTTCATCTCTAGGCTGCCCGCAACATTCAAGCAGGAACAAGAAGCCAAGGACAGAGCCTGGTCAGAGGGAGACTGGGTCGACATCGGGATTCTCACCCAGAATCCAAAGCGCGATTCGGCGTTCTACAAGTGCAAAGAGTACACCATGGACATCGCTACTGAAACCGGTGCCAGGCAATACAGGCTCATTGTCGTGCATTCAACCAGCCTCGATAAGAGGAAAGCCAACACTCTTGAGAAGAACTTGCTCAAACAACGCGATGAGCTTGAAGCGAAGCTCAAGCAGGTCTGTGCCGTGGAGTTCGCTTGCGAGCCTGATGCTAGGGTAGCTCTTGAGAAGATCAAACGCGAGAATCGTGATTTGCTATACGAGATCTCGGGAGACGTGCAAGCTGAGGAACAGGTTCTGAGAAGAGCCAGGCCGGGCAGGCCCCTGAAAGGCGAACCCGCCCCTACCAGGGTCATGTACAGGGTTAGTGCAAAGGTGGGCAGGCTCAAGGAGCAAGAGTATGAAGATTTGAAGCTCAGGGCATCTTGCTTTGTCCTGATCACTAACATACTCGATTCAGAGGGATGCACGGCCACGAGAGTGCTTCGCGACTACAAGGAGCAAACAGCCGTTGAACTGCAATTCAAGGCTATCAAGGAACCAGAGTTCGTAGGCCCATGTTCGTCAAGAAGCCTGAACGGCTGGAAGCACTTGCATACGTAG
- a CDS encoding glycyl-radical enzyme activating protein: MRRGVVFNVERYAVHDGPGIRTVIFLKGCLLRCKWCSNPEGQEIKPELCFEPADCIGCGRCAAVCPNAGNEVRSDACLQCTDFECAQVCLTGARKKVGRVVTAGEIVQEVLRDLPFYKRSGGGVTLSGGDPLFQVEFAAEILNMCKERDIGTCIETSGVSVHPEWRQVVELADFVFLDMKHIVSNLCEEATGSGNDMVFEVARALSDLAKPTVVRVPLVTGYNDSEENMAATARAARSIQSLVRVEILPYHRLGVAKYRRFGKVYTLDHVEPPAPETVARLREVVVAAGVECRIV, from the coding sequence TTGAGACGCGGAGTCGTTTTCAACGTGGAGAGGTATGCTGTTCATGATGGGCCCGGCATACGGACTGTGATCTTCCTCAAGGGGTGCCTTCTCAGGTGCAAGTGGTGCTCCAACCCGGAAGGGCAGGAGATCAAGCCAGAGTTGTGCTTCGAGCCTGCGGACTGTATTGGGTGCGGCCGATGTGCCGCCGTCTGCCCGAACGCAGGAAACGAAGTGAGGAGCGATGCGTGCCTCCAGTGCACGGATTTCGAGTGCGCCCAGGTGTGTTTGACGGGGGCTCGGAAGAAGGTCGGACGGGTTGTCACGGCAGGAGAGATAGTCCAAGAGGTACTAAGGGACCTGCCGTTCTATAAGCGATCCGGCGGAGGCGTCACACTGAGCGGCGGCGATCCGCTTTTTCAAGTGGAATTCGCCGCTGAGATACTTAACATGTGCAAGGAGCGGGATATCGGGACCTGCATAGAGACTTCCGGAGTCTCAGTCCATCCGGAATGGCGGCAGGTGGTTGAGCTCGCGGACTTTGTGTTCCTCGACATGAAGCACATAGTCTCGAACCTGTGTGAGGAGGCCACTGGGTCCGGAAACGACATGGTCTTTGAGGTTGCGAGAGCGCTGTCCGATCTTGCCAAGCCAACCGTGGTGCGGGTGCCGTTGGTCACAGGTTACAATGACTCCGAGGAGAACATGGCCGCAACTGCGCGCGCCGCGAGGAGCATTCAGTCTCTTGTGCGCGTCGAGATTCTTCCGTATCACAGACTCGGCGTTGCCAAGTACCGAAGGTTCGGAAAGGTCTACACCCTGGATCACGTGGAACCGCCGGCGCCGGAGACGGTCGCGCGGCTCAGGGAAGTAGTTGTCGCTGCTGGAGTCGAATGTAGGATAGTCTGA
- a CDS encoding TRAP transporter large permease: MATDSLIVLGIFVLAILAGLPISHGMLLTSLVFILVSGQGAGALVLTFSRLLSGFSFSLLAIFLFVTLGILMNETKQADYIVDFFNLAIGRTKGGLGLVTTLSSAACGPLTGSAVGTASAVGSVMYPQMIRRGYSSRFSTALIAYSGILGSLIPPSISGLVYAVIVGLPVLGVWVATAGVGLLYLALLSVTTVIVSRMRGYGGGDRAATRAELVRAFLKALPAGIVPLCVLGSIYLGIATPTEAGAIGIVASLLLGALYYKTLTSFGQVRRTMYRAACVTAVVMFLVCASFALSYALTITGSVKAIARAALLLTSNKYLLLLLTGVLLVILGCFMDDSAIMVLLAPIATSILGPAGIHPYHLAAYFTSVCLLGLVTPPVGTVLYSACAISKEPLPGLMKDILVFFIPALALILMITFIPGISLFLPRLFGFM, from the coding sequence ATGGCGACAGACTCCCTGATTGTCCTCGGGATTTTCGTTCTTGCGATCCTCGCTGGCCTTCCGATATCACATGGGATGCTTCTGACGAGCCTAGTCTTCATTCTCGTGAGCGGGCAGGGCGCGGGGGCCCTGGTGCTGACTTTCAGCCGGCTGCTGAGCGGGTTCTCCTTCTCGCTGCTTGCCATCTTCCTGTTTGTGACCCTCGGGATCCTGATGAACGAGACGAAACAGGCGGACTACATAGTGGATTTCTTCAACCTGGCGATCGGAAGGACCAAAGGCGGACTCGGACTCGTGACGACCCTCTCGAGCGCGGCGTGCGGTCCTCTCACTGGATCGGCTGTGGGCACCGCGAGCGCGGTCGGAAGCGTGATGTATCCGCAGATGATTAGAAGAGGGTATAGCTCCAGGTTCTCAACGGCCCTGATCGCCTACTCCGGAATCCTTGGATCTCTCATTCCTCCCAGCATCTCAGGATTAGTCTACGCGGTGATCGTCGGGCTTCCCGTGCTCGGGGTGTGGGTCGCCACCGCGGGCGTGGGCCTGCTTTATCTTGCGTTGCTTAGCGTGACCACAGTGATTGTGAGCCGCATGAGAGGGTACGGCGGCGGCGACCGGGCGGCTACCCGAGCTGAGCTGGTCAGGGCATTCCTGAAGGCGCTTCCTGCGGGAATCGTCCCGCTATGCGTGCTTGGATCGATATACCTGGGAATCGCCACTCCCACTGAGGCGGGCGCCATAGGAATCGTGGCGTCTTTGCTTCTCGGGGCCTTGTACTACAAGACTCTCACCAGCTTCGGACAAGTTCGGAGAACGATGTACCGCGCAGCGTGTGTTACTGCGGTGGTCATGTTCCTCGTGTGCGCGTCCTTTGCGCTAAGCTACGCTCTGACGATCACTGGATCCGTCAAGGCGATCGCCAGAGCGGCACTGCTGCTCACTTCAAACAAGTACCTGTTGTTGCTTCTGACAGGGGTTTTGCTGGTCATACTCGGGTGCTTCATGGACGACAGCGCGATCATGGTCCTTCTCGCCCCCATCGCAACCTCGATCCTAGGCCCCGCAGGCATTCACCCTTACCATCTTGCGGCCTACTTCACTTCAGTCTGCCTGTTGGGGCTTGTCACGCCGCCGGTTGGGACTGTCCTGTACTCGGCTTGCGCAATATCAAAGGAGCCGCTGCCGGGGCTTATGAAAGACATCCTCGTATTCTTCATACCCGCTCTGGCGCTGATCTTGATGATAACGTTCATACCTGGAATCTCGCTGTTCCTTCCGAGACTGTTTGGGTTCATGTAG
- a CDS encoding TRAP transporter small permease: MDILSWTEETVMEVSALAITLLTAGESINRYFIKVPLPWYEEIVQFLYMMLVFWGASRLVRDNEHLKLELVTNALKGRAKLAYEASLSLVCTLISALGVYYGLQITMRNSGSTVYLRIPNRVIFGLSLFLGFAAMTIRYGQRFASYARQLTSEKRSPKGCREWRQTP, translated from the coding sequence TTGGATATCCTCTCGTGGACAGAGGAGACTGTGATGGAGGTTTCGGCGCTTGCGATCACACTTCTTACCGCGGGGGAGTCGATCAACAGATACTTCATAAAGGTGCCTCTGCCCTGGTATGAGGAGATCGTGCAGTTTCTCTATATGATGTTGGTGTTCTGGGGAGCGAGCAGGCTCGTTAGGGACAACGAGCACCTCAAGTTGGAGCTCGTTACGAACGCGCTCAAAGGTCGCGCCAAGCTTGCCTACGAGGCGTCTCTGTCACTGGTTTGCACGTTGATATCCGCTCTCGGCGTGTACTACGGACTGCAGATAACCATGAGGAACTCCGGCAGCACAGTGTACCTCCGGATTCCCAACAGGGTCATATTCGGACTCAGCTTGTTTCTAGGATTTGCGGCTATGACGATTCGCTACGGCCAGCGGTTCGCGAGTTACGCCAGGCAGTTGACCTCCGAAAAGCGCTCGCCGAAGGGGTGTAGAGAATGGCGACAGACTCCCTGA